In Carnobacteriaceae bacterium zg-84, the genomic window TAATACATGTTGAAACTGTGCGGAATAATCTTGATTATTTAATGCTTGTTCTCCTAATGCAATGAGCATATCCGTTACTTTCTCATCATCTTTAAATCTTTTTCCAGGTGCAGATACAACAACTAAACGGCGATCTGCATCAGATTTTATAATTTGAAATACTTTTTTTATTTGTTCTGCCGAGGCTAATGAACTCCCACCAAATTTAACAACTTTCATTTTATTTCCTCCATAATATGCTGATGTTTAAACTTGTTTTTGACCTTGTGTCATATAAATCGTTAAAATAGAAATATCCGCTGGATTTACACCACTAATACGGCTAGCTTGCCCTAATGTTTCTGGTTGAATGAGTTTCAAACGTTGTCTTGCTTCTGTTGCTAGACCATTGATTGTATCATAATCAATAAATGCTGGAATTTTTTTCTCTTCCATTTTTTTCAATCGTTCTACTTTCTCAATCGCTTTAGCAATATATCCTTCATATTTTATTTGAAGTTGCACTTGTTCGTGAATATCTCGTGGCAATGTATTTTCCAACGGTGCAAACTGTAAAATATCTGAATAAGTTAATTCAGGGCGTTTTAATAAATCTGATGCTAATACACCGTCTTTTAACTCTGCAGATTGTTTTTCTTGTAAAAAGGTTTGTAGTGCCTCTGTTGGTTTCAAACGTGTCGTTCTTAAACGTTCAATCTCTTCTTTAACAGATTCTTTTTTGTGTAAAAAGGCTTGATAACGTGTATCTGTGACTAATCCAATTTGATGTCCAATATCCGTTAAACGTAAATCGGCATTATCGTGACGTAATAACAAGCGATATTCCGCACGTGATGTTAATAAACGATACGGCTCAATCGTTCCTTTTGTCACCAAATCATCAATCATCACACCAATATATGCATCACTACGTTTTAAAACAAGGGGCTCTTTTCCTTGTACGCTAAGAGCAGCATTGATACCAGCAATCAACCCTTGACCTGCTGCTTCCTCATATCCAGATGTCCCGTTCATTTGTCCTGCTGTAAATAAATGCTTAATTAACTTTGTTTCTAAAGACGGACGAAGTTGATGTGGTTTAATCACATCGTACTCAATCGCATATCCTGTACGCATCATTTTCGCATGTTCCAATCCCTCAATAGAATGCAACATATCTTCTTGTACCTCTTCAGGCAAAGAAGATGACAAACCTTGTACGTATACCTCTTCTGTATGTTCTCCTTCTGGTTCTAAAAATAGTTGATGACGAGGTTTATCACTAAAACGAACAATTTTATCTTCAATGGACGGACAATATCTCGCACCAACACCTTCTACAATACCTGTAAACATCGGTGCACGATGTAAATTGCCACGAATAATCTCATGTGTTTTTTCATTCGTATACGTTAACCAACAAGGAATTTGATCGTAACGATACTCACTATCTTTTGTTTCAAAACTAAAATGATTTGGCGTATCATCACCCGGTTGAATTTCTGTTTTTGTATAATCAATCGTTGAAGATAAAACACGTGCTGGCGTTCCAGTTTTAAACCTTGCTAATTCAAAACCTAATTCCTCTAAATGCTCTGATAATTTAATAGACGGCTGTGAATTATTTGGACCAGACGAATAAACAACTTCTCCAATTATAATTTTCCCACGTGAACTTGTTCCTGCTGTTAACACAACAGCTTTTGCACGGTATACAGCACCTGTATGTGTCATGACACCACAACATGTATTATTTTCAACAATCAAACGTTCTACTGTGCCTTGACGTAGCGTTAAATGTTCTTGTTTTTCAATGGTATGTTTCATTTCTTGTGCATATAAATGTTTATCAGCTTGAGCACGTAATGCTTGTACCGCAGGCCCT contains:
- the mnmG gene encoding tRNA uridine-5-carboxymethylaminomethyl(34) synthesis enzyme MnmG, coding for MVEMYEAGHYDVIIVGAGHAGSEAALASARMGQDTLLLTINLDMVAFMPCNPSIGGPAKGVVVREIDALGGEMGKNIDKTYIQMRLLNTGKGPAVQALRAQADKHLYAQEMKHTIEKQEHLTLRQGTVERLIVENNTCCGVMTHTGAVYRAKAVVLTAGTSSRGKIIIGEVVYSSGPNNSQPSIKLSEHLEELGFELARFKTGTPARVLSSTIDYTKTEIQPGDDTPNHFSFETKDSEYRYDQIPCWLTYTNEKTHEIIRGNLHRAPMFTGIVEGVGARYCPSIEDKIVRFSDKPRHQLFLEPEGEHTEEVYVQGLSSSLPEEVQEDMLHSIEGLEHAKMMRTGYAIEYDVIKPHQLRPSLETKLIKHLFTAGQMNGTSGYEEAAGQGLIAGINAALSVQGKEPLVLKRSDAYIGVMIDDLVTKGTIEPYRLLTSRAEYRLLLRHDNADLRLTDIGHQIGLVTDTRYQAFLHKKESVKEEIERLRTTRLKPTEALQTFLQEKQSAELKDGVLASDLLKRPELTYSDILQFAPLENTLPRDIHEQVQLQIKYEGYIAKAIEKVERLKKMEEKKIPAFIDYDTINGLATEARQRLKLIQPETLGQASRISGVNPADISILTIYMTQGQKQV